atatgcacatcaatggataggaaacacttttttatacacttttgcattaaaaaacagttaaaaaagctatatataacatgtattatgcataaacactaaaatggagagtATCGCACttagaatccaaggtttgtagttgtttatggatgtaaaatccttgtttccaactttgatttccactttagttagagagaaaaatggttggcagcaactttggaacaaaaactcctctaaaaaaatcgtgttttgcaaagaaatgacccatcttggccattatatgaccgtagtgcaccgtatcggtatgtatcagtgtGTTTAGATAtagatacaaaaggattttaaatatTCCATGTATCATATCAGTAGTATCGTATCCGTAAAGGCCAATGccgataccgatacatatcggaAAATACGGTACAATACGTACCGACactttaaaccatggtcatAGAGTGAGGTCGTCCCTAAACATTTAGGAGAGTGACGAAGAGTGTGTAGCAGACGAGAAATTCTAAAATGCTTTTGACCAAATTGCCATCTATCTTAGTATTAGATACCTTTCCAATTGTAAGCAGTCATAAAAATATTACCAAAAAGTATCCCAATTTCATGAATACTGTAAGACAAAACATGATATTACTAGACTAATGAGCTCCAAGGTTGACCTTCTAGAAATCTTTAATGGAATATTCACACTGAACGATGATTTGAATGTCTTGGAAAGAATGGTTGCCAATGGCAGAGACAGAGGGGAACTTAGCctaacaaaaactgaaataccaaagaatgaaaagaaaattgatcGTTAAGATTTCCAAAAATACCTTCCGACAAGTTGACATGGGTTCATCAGAATAAAATGGAGGATATCCCACAAGCATTTCAAACATGATAGCACCAAGTGACCACCTAAtggaaataaggaaaataaagatcTACAAAAATGTCTTAATCTGAAAGAATTTTAAGGTGTATATAGAATTAGTTACCAATCACATTCCATTCCATAACCCTTCTTCAGTAAAACTTCTGGAGCAATATAGTCAGGTGTACCAACAGTAGAATATGCCTGCATAGTTTCAAAATCAGCAGGCCAATACAAAAATAGATCCTTGATACAGTGCATAAGTGAGAGAAAAATCCTTTGGAAGAAAAACAAGCAGAATCTCAGTTATATGATAGTAGGGAGTTTACTAGCATTCTTCTGTTCCTCTGCCAATGTTGTAGCTGCTCCTGTTGTGTGCGCTTTGGTAAAGGAGGGCGTTCTTCACTTTGTGACCCATTGACTCCCACAGAAAAGTCCTTTTCATGCAGAATACTGTAGTCCAATGGTTTACATAGGCCAAAGTCCGACAGCTTCATGTGACCATATCTATCGAGCAGTAAATTATCAGGCTTGATATCTCTGTGAGATTTAATATTGGAAATGTTAATACGTTGACTTAGTCAGAATAATACATTTTGGAAGTACATCATGAACACTTCCATGAAAAGAGCACCAACAAACCTATGGACGTAATGATGTTTATGGATAGACTCAATAGCCAAAACTGTTTCTCCTACATAAAATCTAGCCTCATCTTCAGCCAAGGTATCCTTCCTCATAAGTAAAGTCATCATATCTCCACCAGGTAGATATTCCATAATGAGGTACAAAAAATAGTCATcttgaaaagaacaataaagtcTGACAATGCAATTGCTGTCAACCTCCGCAAGGACATTCCGTTCAGCCCTAACATGCTCGACCTGATAAATTTACAAGCAAAATTAAGCATAACAGGAAAGAACAACAAAATGATCTTTAAGCTGCCAGGTTAATCATATACCTGGCCTCTACGAAGCATCTCCGACTTCTTTAGCTTTTTCATTGCATAAACATGTCCAGTTGTCTTCTCCCTGCAGACTCTGACCTGCATCACAAACAGAAGTAAATAAGTAGACAATGGTGGGATTGTAACTACCTGGATAGCACATATGATCGCAGCTGCAGACTCTGACCTGCATCACAAACAGAAGTAAATAAGTAGACAATGGTGGGATTGTAACCACATGGATAGCACATATGATCACAGCTGCAACAGAAAATGGAAGAATTACCTAACAAGCCAACTACAGATGGTGAACATCACTGTGTCTTCATGCTAGAAACTCCAATTTGAGCATTGCTATggttaactgttttttttttttcctactactGCTCAAGTAACTGGGTTAAGGACTTATGTCAAAGGACTGGTGAACTTAATCAGTAAAACAGTTAGCAGATACATTCTACATTTTTTGACACTTCCCCACAGAGAGCACTCCTATGTCCACAAATGTTTTATTGGACATGAGTAGATATGGATAGAATACAATTATATAAAGTTTTGTACCTTGCAAAAAATCAATTTAACAAGTATTCAATAATTTGGCCTACTATACTCTCACCTTATAACCAATGTAACGTGATATGTTAGGGCGAGAAAGAAGAGCACAATATGTACCCTTTCATAAATGAAACAACAAAAAGCACTTAAAGCAGGaactttttactttttcttctttttttttttttttttttttttttgggggggggtgggggaggtgttaaaagaaggggaaattatatgattacccacttttgggttccactttacaaaattaccctaCTTGTGTTTCAGTTAACAACAATCTACAAAATCAgctttgggtttacaaaactacccaaaacagtgattctccctcaattgtgtttgttttcttaccattttacccctcaCTTCATCACCCTACCTTCTCCCATCACAATGTTCACTCTGATCACCAAGGCCACGGTCACACGAAGCACTGTCAGCCATCCAGGCTAGCAGCCACATTCCGGCATTTGGAACCTGCAAATCAGTTTTATGGAGGTGTTtcgataaaattttctttttttgggcaAGAGCTACTCTAGAAACATGCTGCACcacctccttttcttctcttgtgcaGTGGACCccccatatctctctctctctctctctctctccagcacACCTCGCAGCTGTGAACAACAGAGCAGCCGCCAGTGAAAAATAGATGCAGAGAGGACAGCAGGGACCGAGTGGAGGTGTCGATGGAGGAAGGCAGCAAGGGCGGAATGGAAGATTGATGTGGTCAGAGGTTGAACGATTGGGATGCTGCAGGCTGGGCAAGGAATGATGGTAGCGGCGGAGAGAGATAGATGCAGAGAGGGCCGGTTTGGATGTTAATGGCGGAGAGCAGCAAGGGAGGGATTGATGTGGTCAGAGGTTGAATGATTAGAGTGATGGAAGCTGGCAAAGGATGATGACAGAGCAAAACAGAGtttgaagaataaatatgaaaCAGAGGAAGAACACAGAGAACAATGTCGTCTGATTTCAAGTACAGATTCGGATTCTCTCCATCGACTTCTTGTGCTACGCTTGAAATCAAACTCTTATGAGTCAAGATCACACCTTTAGGCAACCTAGTTGTCCCCAGGGAGAATGGGAGTGCAATCGGGTCATTCGAATCAATCGAAACCATTACTAAATCCTTCTCATCTGATTCTAAGATTACCGAGAAATGGAGGAAATTTTGGTGGATCATCAACGGTAATCACCTTGAAATCTTCTCCAATTTTTTGGATTCATGTATGGAATTGTTAAGCTTGAAAACGTATTGTGATGGGATAATAATCAATTTTGTTCCAGAGGCTTTGAATTGCTTGAAAATCTCTGTTTGTGTATAGAATGGGTTTACTGTTGTGGTTACGGCTCCAATCATGGAAGCTCCCATGAATGAGAGGACGAATTCAGGGGAGTTTTGGAAGAAAATCATGATGAAATCCCCTTTTTTTATGCCGATATTTGATAACCCAACTGCGGTTTTTAGAAGATAATATGGGTTTTTTGCAAATGTGTATATTCTGCCATTGGAGCCAGAGATTAAGCAAGGTTGCTTTGTGAATTCTGATCCGTTTCCAATGGAGTATGTGTGGAGAGGGAGGTGGTTTGAGATGGGAATGTTTGGGAGTTGATCGGAAAATAAAGGTCTTTGTGTGATGGTTTCTCTACAGATATTGAAGTTTGGGAATAAGGATCCAGCACACCAGTGATGCGCAGGAGTTCACTCACTGGCGGAATCTCTTCAATAGATCATCGGTAAAATCCATTGCAGCTTATCCATTAGaacaggagaaaaaaattgcTGGAAATTGGAAAGACACCATTAGAGAAAGGAGAATTTTTTTAGGAGCAGGGCTAGAGAGGCAAATATAGGGTTGTGGAGGTGAAGATACTGGATAAATCACTGAGAATGGTGGGGTAGAGGCAGGGGAGGGCAAGGGTTGCAGGGAAGGGGATCGGACATTGGAGAAGTAGGGTGCAAGAACTCGGGGGTAAAATGGTAATAAAACAAACATGATTGAGGAAAAAAcattgttttgggtagttttgtaaaaccaaacctgattttgtatattgttgttaactgaaacacaagttggttagttttgtaaagggaaacccataagtgggtaatcatgtaattttcccttaaaagaACCTGACTTTTGAACAGGAATCTGGTATGTGTTAAGTTCAGAGATATCAAATATTTTATCAGTTATAATTAAATTTGCACTATAACAACATGTTGGTCAAAGGTTCGAAACTTCGAAACAGCCACTCCTACGAAGCGAGGGTTAAGGTTGCTTACATTTGGctctcccagaccttgcagtagagggagcctcgtgcactgggttgctcttatTTGTATTAAAGTAATTCTACAGTAACctaatttttcatttcttgggGTTGCCATGTCAATGCTCCATGTCAGTGTTACACAGAAAAAGAACCTACAATATGAATTGTATGCATAACAAATTCAATTCTAACACTAACAATATACAGGGGTGTTGACATAGGTTCATTCATGAATAAATCAACCAAACTGGAACTACGtaaaaccagagagagagagagagagagagaggcaaagtCCCTGTGCTTCTAGGGTTGTATGTGGATAACACAGGACATAAAATCATGAAGCTGCTACACAGGTACAAGAAACACTATCATGTAGAAGGCTTTAACAGTATAAAAGagggagacagagagagagagagagaggagaaaatcaaatatgaccaaaagagaaagagatgaagaaaaaggaaagaagatttACCTCCCCAAATGCACCCTTTCCTATCATAGTCAGTAACTCAAAATCATCAGGACCCATTTTATGCCTCTGAAGGCGCATGTACTCTGTTTCCTTCTTCTCCAGGTGTTTTAGTAGGTTGCTTTGCTCTTCCTCAGACACGTCAGCATCAGCCAATGTTTTCTCCAGTGTATTACGTCTGCTTGAATTCAGAAATAATTAAGTACCTTGTCACTAGAAAGCAGTAAGAATTCAAGCCTCCTGGCATATAAACCACCTATATATTTCCTTTCTCAAAACAGTTGCTAATCCGGTGCAAGATCCCCATAcatttacttgaacttcaatagtAGTGTTGATTAAACATCAGGAAATGACAGACATTTTTATATTCTTATTGAAAATAATACGATTTCAAAGACCAAAAAATCAAAGTACTGATTTGACTAGAGAACAAAAAATGGAACTTTTAATCCGCGAACCAAAATGTTAACGGCAGAACCAGTAAGAATATGAAAAAGATAGCAAAGCTGGTTCCAAGCCTATGTACAGGTGGAGGTTGAATGCATCAATTTGGCAGCCAGCATTCAGAAAAGCTTTAGCCAAATCTGTTGACCAGTGTAATTAATGAGGCCGGGGAATAAGGAATTGCATTTCCTTGTATAGATCAGTCAATGATCAGGCATGGCCCCGGAAACATAATCTCTCATGgcctttttatattttctctccaCACAAGAGTGTGTTAAAGAAGAGATAAATGACAGACAAAAGGCCCTACAACAGAGAGAAATAACATACACAAGAAAATAGTGCTAAGTTACCACCCGAATATGTAAAATAGTTGACCAATGTCAGAAAGAGCCACATCATTATATACCACTAAAATCCATTATTAAGTTACTTCCTGAAGTTAAAAGCATATGCAAAAATAATCAACCCATAAAACAAAGAGCACTGCATATATGCAACATGAGGGAGAATATCGCATTATTATCTCAAAGCATTTGCAAAAAAGTCAAACTTTCAACCTAAATCAGCTGATCATGACTTCGTAGTTGATACCTTGTCATTTCTAGTTGATCAGTTCGTCATTAACCGTCTATAAGACAAGTCAGTTGGTATATATATGAAAACAGATGAACAATCAACTACTAAACATTTTTAATGACATTTGATCCTGAAAATTCGTGGTAAATTCAGAAGGTAGATAAGCCAGCCCTCCATattggttttttcttctttcaacatGTAAATTTCTACCTTGGAAATATTGGCTACATATTAGAAAAGGTTAAAACACGGAAAAATCTTGCATAAACATAACAGGAGTGAATTGGATCCACTGTCTGcatatttggaaaattttgcaTTAAAAAGTCCAAAGggtcaaatataatataattcaATTCATCCACCAGCCAAATCTACCTTCAAGCCGGTTACAAGAGATATTTGTCTGCATCATCATGAATCGGCCAGATTCTGCCAATCTGGAAAATCACTCGAGTGATGTACACTTGTCCTGAATATTTGTGttgaaaatattaataaaagttTTCACTTTCAGTTTTCTAAGGAAACCTTTCCCCTTTCCATTTCAACAGTTTTGGGAGTTCTATATTTCAGCACCTcaccttcttcttttgtttgtaAAAATAACTCAATCTTTATCTAATATCAACATTATGAATTGCTTTATAAAATAAAACGGTTGCTTTACATAAATCATCCTAGatgcaggatttttttttttttttttttttttttgtgggggttgTGACCAAATCACAAAAATGTTGTTTTACTAATAGTTTAAAGGGACAATCTCGTATTGACACACACAAAATTAAGATAAACACATGATGACAATATAACAGACCCTAAAGCTAAGAAGAAGTTTCTTTTGAAAGTTTATGTAGATGAGGCTAATTAGGATTTGGAGAACCTGctttccattaaaaaaagtAAGAATCTAATGTATGATATAATGTGAATAAATACCTAAATTTTCATTGGAAGGGGAAAAACTTACTTTTATCAAATCACTACATCAAAGATGTGTAGAAAATGTTCCTTTCCAGTATTTTAAATAACCAAGGACAAGTAATGCACTTCTGGCTGAGTTCCTAATTTAAAAATGACAAATCTCTTACTTTACTGATCAATACTTTTCGAATATTTCTAATGAGCATCTTACTTCTATTTAGTTACTATTGATTACTCTCGTTATGGCATATTAATTAATTTCcaaattaaattgaaaaaaaaaaaaaaacaaaaacaaaaacaaaaaaacaaaacaaaacaaaaaacaaaaagcaaaacaaaacaaaaaaacaaaaaacaaaaacaaactgaGGTAACATTGAACTGTAAAACAACATTTTTGTGTTTTGCTGACAACCTGAAAGCAAAACTACAGAGCTATACATTTAGATTTCAGTGCATTAAGattgtttctattattttagTGCTGATGGAAGGGTGCTTTGAATGCATGGTTCTAGTTTTTAGTAGTACCTTATGTTATGTTTAGTAATTGGGGTTATATTTCtaatttcctttattttatttaagttaTATAACGCAGGAAAGTATTCAAGGTTTGGTAATCTAGCCAAACCGTGGGTATTATTCACTTCTCAACACTTGcagcttctcttctcttcttcttcttcctcctctttctcttgtGATAAAAATGGTTATTTGTGTTTTGCACTGCTTCAGTGTATCCATAGCACAGGGAGCCTGTGGCTCACATTTTATGATTGTCCAACTAAGGAAATAACCTACAGTAAGAAGAATATGATCAGATGATCAAGCCATATGTGTGGTGGCTGACATTATCCCAATGCTGGAAGGTTAAGGAAGTTATTGAGCTAATTACAGGGCAGCTGGCAACTGAAGCCCTCAGTGAATGGTATATGTAGCCATAACGGTTCTAAGGTACCGAAATTTCCTTTCAAGTTCCGACCCACATGAAAAGTGTAATGATTTGGCATGGAGCTGACTGGCTTACAACAGAAGCACAAGTTGCCCTTGTCTAGATATCCTTCCAATATCGGTGGAGCTGCTCACCATACTCCATAGTTCTAAATCTCTGAAATTTCGACTGAATTTTTGCACATTTCAGTGGTTTCTACCCAACACGAGAAGAAACCAAGAATTTGGGAAATTTCGGCCCAAATTTCGGAACCCCGGATTTAGAACCATGCCATGCTGTGacggagggccggtaggggtaggaAGGAAAATCCCTGAGATGCTCAGGGTTGcagggaagagggagaaagatCGCACTAAGAAAGGGGGGGAGAAAGGATAATCACTCACACACGCCCGCAGGCTCCAcaaatactcaaactcaattcatcttttccaTCTATCTTCTAATTAAACGATTGCAtgcatttaaatagtaaaagaaactcaacattaaaaggaaacctactttaatttggaaactcaaattacttggaaactaaatcctagtagCTATCACCTACCTAAGTTAccgaaataaaagaataaaaataaaatcctaaaagatcctactGGTCAAAGACTTAATATGGGTCCGGTTCATCGTTCACTGGATACCCAAATGGGTATGGGCCGCTCCATGGGTGCATATCTACATTAATTCCACCGATGTTGAAAAAAACTCGTCCACTAGTTTTGTAGAACGGGAGAATCAACACTCATCGATCAACATTCATCCTTGCCTGTATGAAATCACCATCGAAACCAAgatcgaatgctatgaaatccacgacGCAAAGTTCtttggtgaagtagtgactcggaaaaataaaaacaattagtTCACTGATGAGATCAATCGATTTAAAGttttccacaagttgatcttAAACTTCCAACGGTGCCATCCCATCTTCTACCACTGGTGATTCATCTTCCGGTTCGTCTACTTGTTGTTCAACAGCTTAGATCACATGGTCGAAGGTAGAGTGTGTTAGGGATTTGAAGTCCGTGCAAAGTCATTGAGCCTCATCGAGCTTTTTTTTGGTGTGCAAGGAGGGCAAAATTATAAATAGATGAAAGTGCACTTTAAGTCACAAAGGAAGTCACGTGTGGGGCAGGGGTATAATTGAAAAAGCAAAAAGGTAATGGCAAAGATAATAAGGATGAGGTGGAATGGAAAATATGCAAATGGGGTAAAggggattaaaagaaaaaaggtgagGGAAATATAGGAAATAGAAGAGATAACCAAAGATCATGGGTTGGGGACTAACGTCTTCAACCTTTTCAGCAAACCAGAAAAGCCCAGCAGTGCATCGACAACCAGCGGTGGTCTTCGTGATGTTGAAGGACGGAAACGATGCAAGCCTTTGAAATCGGAAGTCAGCTTGCGGCAGGAACCCCAGGTAtgaatttctctcctctcttctcgtctggtcttcttcttcttcttcttcttcttcttctttctttttctcttcttcttcttcttcttcttcttcttcttcttcttcttcttctattctatttctttcttcttctttttttcgcTGCTGGAACCCTGCAAAGGGGTTCGACTAAGAAGAGGACGATGGGGTTCTGGCGGCTTCTCTGTtgactctcttcttctctccttttgctgctctctctctcttttttttttttttctctgatctTCCTTCTcgactctctcttcttgctgctctcttttttccttttctgttctgtccttctgtttctctcttctctcttcttttttttttggctgctgTCATAActcagaagggaaaagaaggggaaagaggAGGCGGTAGGGCAGggaggatttatttatttttattttttttgggttgttctCAGTCTCGGTAGAACCAAAACAGataatgggaagggaagaaaggagatgggggAAGGatgggatccttcggctctgataccaattgatggagggccggtaggggtaggaAGGAAAATCCCTGAGATGCTCAGGGTTGcagggaagagggagaaagatcgcactaagaaaggggaggagaaaggaGAATCACTCACACATGCCCGCAGGCTCCAcaaatactcaaactcaattcatcttttcaatctATCTTCTAATTAAACGATTACAtgcatttaaatagtaaaataaacccaacattaaaaggaaacatactctaatttggaaactcaaattacttggaaactaaatcctagtagCTATCACCTACCTAAGTTACCgaaataaaagattgcaggagaataaaaataaaatcctaaaagatcctactGGTCAAAGACTCAATATGGGTCCGGT
This Macadamia integrifolia cultivar HAES 741 chromosome 10, SCU_Mint_v3, whole genome shotgun sequence DNA region includes the following protein-coding sequences:
- the LOC122091528 gene encoding serine/threonine-protein kinase 38-like isoform X4: MQVRVCREKTTGHVYAMKKLKKSEMLRRGQVEHVRAERNVLAEVDSNCIVRLYCSFQDDYFLYLIMEYLPGGDMMTLLMRKDTLAEDEARFYVGETVLAIESIHKHHYVHRDIKPDNLLLDRYGHMKLSDFGLCKPLDYSILHEKDFSVGVNGSQSEERPPLPKRTQQEQLQHWQRNRRMLAYSTVGTPDYIAPEVLLKKGYGMECDWWSLGAIMFEMLVGYPPFYSDEPMSTCRKIVNWRNHLKFPEEAKLSPEAKDLISKLLCNVDQRLGTKGADEIKAHPWFEGLQWDKLYQMEAAFIPEVNDELDTQNFEKFEESDNQGQTSSKAGPWRKMLSSKDVNFVGYTYKNFEIVNDHQLPGITELKKKSTNVKRPSVKSLFDDESDSSNPPVQGSFLNLLPPQLEVSQNQSESP
- the LOC122091528 gene encoding serine/threonine-protein kinase 38-like isoform X3, whose protein sequence is MFTICSWLVRSESAAAIICAIQVVTIPPLSTYLLLFVMQVRVCREKTTGHVYAMKKLKKSEMLRRGQVEHVRAERNVLAEVDSNCIVRLYCSFQDDYFLYLIMEYLPGGDMMTLLMRKDTLAEDEARFYVGETVLAIESIHKHHYVHRDIKPDNLLLDRYGHMKLSDFGLCKPLDYSILHEKDFSVGVNGSQSEERPPLPKRTQQEQLQHWQRNRRMLAYSTVGTPDYIAPEVLLKKGYGMECDWWSLGAIMFEMLVGYPPFYSDEPMSTCRKIVNWRNHLKFPEEAKLSPEAKDLISKLLCNVDQRLGTKGADEIKAHPWFEGLQWDKLYQMEAAFIPEVNDELDTQNFEKFEESDNQGQTSSKAGPWRKMLSSKDVNFVGYTYKNFEIVNDHQLPGITELKKKSTNVKRPSVKSLFDDESDSSNPPVQGSFLNLLPPQLEVSQNQSESP
- the LOC122091528 gene encoding serine/threonine-protein kinase tricornered-like isoform X1, with translation MASARSWLNKLQPRDRLRSSTKKREGNGNGTDASKPPTSEESPSNVTSQKVAAAKQYIENHYKEQMKNLQERKERRNTLEKTLADADVSEEEQSNLLKHLEKKETEYMRLQRHKMGPDDFELLTMIGKGAFGEVRVCREKTTGHVYAMKKLKKSEMLRRGQVEHVRAERNVLAEVDSNCIVRLYCSFQDDYFLYLIMEYLPGGDMMTLLMRKDTLAEDEARFYVGETVLAIESIHKHHYVHRDIKPDNLLLDRYGHMKLSDFGLCKPLDYSILHEKDFSVGVNGSQSEERPPLPKRTQQEQLQHWQRNRRMLAYSTVGTPDYIAPEVLLKKGYGMECDWWSLGAIMFEMLVGYPPFYSDEPMSTCRKIVNWRNHLKFPEEAKLSPEAKDLISKLLCNVDQRLGTKGADEIKAHPWFEGLQWDKLYQMEAAFIPEVNDELDTQNFEKFEESDNQGQTSSKAGPWRKMLSSKDVNFVGYTYKNFEIVNDHQLPGITELKKKSTNVKRPSVKSLFDDESDSSNPPVQGSFLNLLPPQLEVSQNQSESP
- the LOC122091528 gene encoding serine/threonine-protein kinase tricornered-like isoform X2 yields the protein MASARSWLNKLQPRDRLRSSTKKREGNGNGTDASKPPTSEESPSNVTSQKVAAAKQYIENHYKEQMKNLQERKERRNTLEKTLADADVSEEEQSNLLKHLEKKETEYMRLQRHKMGPDDFELLTMIGKGAFGEVRVCREKTTGHVYAMKKLKKSEMLRRGQVEHVRAERNVLAEVDSNCIVRLYCSFQDDYFLYLIMEYLPGGDMMTLLMRKDTLAEDEARFYVGETVLAIESIHKHHYVHRDIKPDNLLLDRYGHMKLSDFGLCKPLDYSILHEKDFSVGVNGSQSEERPPLPKRTQQEQLQHWQRNRRMLAYSTVGTPDYIAPEVLLKKGYGMECDWWSLGAIMFEMLVGYPPFYSDEPMSTCRKIVNWRNHLKFPEEAKLSPEAKDLISKLLCNVDQRLGTKGADEIKAHPWFEGLQWDKLYQMEAAFIPEVNDELDTQNFEKFEESDNQGQTSSKAGPWRKMLSSKDVNFVGYTYKNFEIVNDHQLPGISTSL